Proteins co-encoded in one Aspergillus luchuensis IFO 4308 DNA, chromosome 6, nearly complete sequence genomic window:
- a CDS encoding Zn(II)2Cys6 transcription factor domain-containing protein (COG:S;~EggNog:ENOG410PVFN;~InterPro:IPR036864,IPR001138;~PFAM:PF00172;~go_function: GO:0000981 - DNA-binding transcription factor activity, RNA polymerase II-specific [Evidence IEA];~go_function: GO:0008270 - zinc ion binding [Evidence IEA];~go_process: GO:0006355 - regulation of transcription, DNA-templated [Evidence IEA]) — MPTPLPHRPKSRPTASCLPCRTRKVKCNRLQPCETCSARNIAHECKYAVADEDRQAIAQAEMIAELRAEVNRLQRQYHEYQESSSVDEFYVNILEEGSGALEELENEEESLGEEGDDDDELERVYRILKDGEWERVREVVGRIRGDTITTTTSISV, encoded by the exons atgcccacccctctcccccaccgTCCCAAATCCCGCCCAACGGCATCCTGCCTCCCCTGCCGAACTCGAAAAGTCAAG TGCAACCGCCTCCAACCATGCGAAACATGCAGTGCGCGAAACATCGCGCACGAATGTAAATACGCCGTGGCGGATGAAGACAGGCAGGCGATTGCGCAAGCGGAGATGATAGCTGAGTTGAGGGCGGAGGTGAATCGATTACAGAGACAATATCATGAGTATCAGGAGTCTTCATCTGTCGATGAGTTTTATGTCAATATTCTAGAAGAAGGGAGCGGGGCATTAGAGGAattggagaatgaggaggagagtttgggagaagagggtgatgatgatgatgagttggaGAGGGTGTATCGGATTTTGAAGGATGGGGAgtgggagagggtgagggaggtggtggggaggattAGAGGGgatactattactaccactacttcTATTTCTGTGTGA
- the flbB gene encoding protein flbB (COG:S;~EggNog:ENOG410PJSX) — MTSINGGPMSVDLSAGNRQTMTPEAMPSQPNSRPSTIGADFFKFFSGTQKKVTRDGQPAKRRGPKPDSKPALTRRQELNRQAQRTHRERKEQYIRALETEVSRLREAYTQEISAANLTVVQHRDMVQSLSDENTILKDILTAHGINYEPELERRKAERPTIGYQSSPFASSSTGSQPTGVAPSNPSTNNMYTTPPTTVSASLSPITTGIEQIDVSSSEMSPPQGPYQAAPCDALATLDQIAPVSRAPRHPSGIFEEHPQLQIDFILTLESPCREHTDYLCRRSITEADDEDMPFSGHALMATCPPPSYIANTSNEQTYPHKTYDLPHANLSTLLNLSRQLVTDGQITPIMALQCLKNHELYRSLTKDDVKVIIETLNTKVRCYGFGAVVEDFELMDCLSSVLGAKVEGALSHPGDEMMYS; from the exons ATGACTTCCATAAATGGTGGTCCGATGTCTGTGGACCTAAGTGCGGGCAATCGCCAAACCATGACACCAGAGGCTATGCCAA GCCAACCCAATTCCAGACCCTCAACAATCGGGGCCGACTTTTTCAAGTTCTTCAGCGGCACACAGAAGAAGGTTACTCGAG ATGGTCAACCGGCCAAACGACGTGGTCCCAAACCCGACAGCAAACCCGCCCTTACCAGACGACAGGAACTGAATCGCCAGGCTCAGAG AACTCATCGCGAGCGCAAGGAACAATATATACGGGCGTTGGAAACGGAGGTGTCGCGGTTGCGAGAGGCATACACACAGGAGATTTCGGCGGCCAACTTGACTGTGGTTCAACACCGGGATATGGTGCAGTCGCTGTCGGACGAGAACACCATCCTGAAAGACATCCTTACGGCCCATGGCATCAACTACGAACCCGAGCTCGAGCGGCGCAAGGCTGAACGACCCACGATCGGCTATCAGTCCAGCCCATTTGCCAGCAGTAGCACGGGATCGCAGCCCACCGGCGTTGCTCCTTCCAATCCCTCGACGAACAACATGtacaccacaccaccgaCCACCGTCTCCGCAAGCTTGAGTCCAATCACCACGGGGATCGAGCAGATTGATGTGTCGTCGAGCGAGATGTCACCACCGCAAGGACCATATCAGGCCGCCCCGTGTGACGCCCTAGCGACGCTCGACCAGATCGCGCCAGTGAGCCGGGCACCGAGGCACCCATCGGGCATCTTTGAGGAGCACCCCCAGCTACAGATTGACTTTATTTTGAC ATTGGAATCGCCGTGTCGCGAACATACCGACTATCTCTGCCGCCGATCGATCACGGAagccgatgacgaggacatGCCATTCTCGGGTCACGCCTTGATGGCGACCTGCCCGCCGCCCAGTTACATCGCCAACACCTCGAATGAACAAACTTATCCGCATAAGACCTACGATCTCCCTCACGCCAACCTGTCGACCCTTCTCAACCTCAGTCGGCAGCTCGTGACGGACGGACAGATCACGCCTATCATGGCGCTGCAGTGTTTGAAGAATCACGAGCTCTACCGCAGCCTGACCAAGGACGACGTCAAAGTGATCATTGAGACGTTGAACACCAAAGTGCGCTGCTACGGCTTTGGCGCGGTGGTGGAAGACTTTGAACTGATGGACTGCCTGAGCAGTGTTCTCGGAGCCAAGGTCGAGGGCGCCCTTTCCCATCCcggtgatgagatgatgtaTTCGTGA
- a CDS encoding bZIP transcription factor (COG:S;~EggNog:ENOG410PQBQ;~InterPro:IPR021833;~PFAM:PF11905): MSRHEPPPQMDPIAPTSSTSNTVTLRPMPQLEHLWTPEDDWTGVSDRIHRRRLQNRLNQRAYRKKHKATTRDSSSSTSTTQTQTLIPHPSTTIHHHHHHPTSSPSTTPEEEEEEEDNHHCPLAPSNINIPHVHKTLTTLAIQSYLTNSPRLEHLLSLSRLNVHRAINDNIRLLGMTPAHLRPDDALSIFNTPSPFPKNIDISTLPESLRPTPLQRLIPHHPWLDFFPFPEMRDRLIVAAATGYLDEDELCRDLMAFWDTRNSGATLVVWGVPWDPRNWEVTEAFLGKWRWVVLGLGGLRRSTDYWRGRRGEGRLVF; encoded by the exons ATGTCTCGACACgaaccaccaccccaaatGGATCCGATAGCTCctacatcatcaacatcaaacACTGTGACGCTTCGGCCGATGCCTCAGCTAGAACATCTCTGGACGCCTGAAGACGATTGGACGGGGGTCAGCGATCGAATCCACCGTCGTCGGCTGCAGAATAGGTTGAATCAACGGGCTTATC GCAAGAAACATAAAGCCACTACGAGAgattcctcctcctctacaTCCACCACTCAAACCCAAACCCTAATtccccatccctccaccacaatccaccaccaccaccaccaccccacatcatccccatcaacaactccagaagaagaagaagaagaagaagataatcaCCACTGCCCCCTCGCCcccagcaacatcaacatcccccACGTCCACAaaaccctcaccaccctcgccaTCCAAAGCTACCTCACCAACAGCCCCCGTCTCGAACACCTGCTGAGTCTCTCCCGGCTCAACGTCCACCGAGCCATCAACGACAACATCCGCTTACTGGGCATGACACCCGCGCACCTCCGACCCGACGACGCCCTCTCAATCTTCaacaccccatccccatttcCAAAAAACATCGATATCTCCACCCTCCCGGAGAGTCTCCGCCCCACGCCCCTCCAACGCCTCATCCCGCACCACCCCTGGCTGGACTTCTTCCCGTTCCCCGAGATGCGGGACCGGTTGATTGTCGCGGCGGCGACGGGCTACCTGGATGAGGACGAGCTGTGTCGGGATCTCATGGCGTTTTGGGATACCCGGAACTCTGGGGCGACGTTGGTGGTGTGGGGCGTGCCGTGGGATCCACGGAATTGGGAGGTCACCGAGGCGTTCTtggggaagtggaggtgggtggtgctggggttgggcgggttgaggaggagtaCGGATTattggagggggaggaggggggaggggaggttggtTTTTTGA